One Spinacia oleracea cultivar Varoflay chromosome 4, BTI_SOV_V1, whole genome shotgun sequence DNA segment encodes these proteins:
- the LOC110781310 gene encoding uncharacterized protein, producing MYSTSSYYSRSPSYTPSSPLEYTPESPSSPNQYYAMESKSFNYLQSPSYTPWFPPVYAPESPEYTPSSPPKSPEYTPSSPPKSPEYTPSSPPKSPEYTPSSPEYVPSSPKYSPESPEYVPSSPVYSPESPEYSPESPSYNPPSPVYTPASPEYSPESPIYTPASPVYSPESPIYTPGSPVYSPDSPIYTPDSPVYSPESPVYTPASPVYSPESPIYTPASPVYSPESPIYTPPASPEYSPESPIYTPASPVYSPESPIYTPASHVYSPESPIYTPGSPVYSPYYSSYAT from the coding sequence ATGTATTCAACTTCTTCTTATTACTCACGATCGCCGTCGTACACACCGTCGTCTCCTCTTGAATACACACCAGAGTCGCCGTCGTCTCCAAATCAATACTACGCTATGGAGTCAAAATCTTTTAATTACTTACAATCACCATCATACACGCCATGGTTTCCTCCTGTGTATGCACCGGAATCGCCAGAATACACGCCATCGTCGCCACCTAAATCACCGGAGTACACGCCATCATCGCCACCTAAGTCACCGGAGTACACGCCATCGTCGCCACCTAAGTCACCGGAGTACACGCCATCGTCACCAGAGTACGTGCCATCCTCTCCAAAATACTCGCCAGAATCACCAGAGTATGTGCCATCCTCTCCAGTCTATTCACCAGAGAGTCCTGAATACTCGCCAGAATCGCCGTCGTACAACCCACCTTCTCCAGTCTATACACCAGCATCCCCTGAATATTCGCCGGAATCTCCAATTTACACACCAGCGTCCCCTGTTTACTCGCCGGAGTCCCCAATCTACACACCGGGGTCCCCTGTTTACTCGCCGGACTCTCCAATCTACACACCAGACTCCCCTGTTTACTCACCGGAATCTCCAGTCTACACGCCAGCGTCTCCTGTTTACTCGCCTGAATCTCCAATCTACACGCCTGCATCCCCTGTTTACTCGCCGGAATCTCCAATCTACACACCACCAGCATCCCCTGAATATTCGCCGGAATCTCCAATCTACACGCCAGCAAGTCCTGTTTATTCTCCGGAATCTCCAATATACACGCCAGCATCCCATGTTTACTCGCCGGAATCTCCAATCTACACACCAGGGTCCCCTGTTTATTCACCGTACTATTCTTCGTATGCAACCTga